The genomic segment TTAATTCCCACAAACCCATTAttgaaaaaaactcaaaaatcaATGGAGGgggtgatgatgatttgtggcTAAAAATGAAAGATGAAGCAAGGTCAGATATTGATCAAGAACCAATATTGTCTAATTATTACATATCTTCAATTTTGGCTCATGAATCAATGGAAAATGCTTTGGCTAATCATCTTTCAATGAAATTAAGTAATTCTAATCTTCCTAGCAGTACTTTATATGATCTTTTTTTAGGTGTGTtaacagaggaaaaagaaataattaaatcagTTAAAGCTGATTTGAAAGCTGTTAAAGAAAGAGATCCTGCTTGTATTAGTTATGTACActgtttcttgaatttcaaaggttttttAGCATGTCAAGCACATAGAATTGCACACAAGTTATGGTCAAATGGGAGACAAATTTTAGCTTTGTTGATACAAAACAGAGTATCTGAAGTTTTTGCTGTTGatattcatcctggtgctaaaATTGGTAAAGGGATTTTACTTGATCATGCAactggtgttgttgttggtgaaaCAGCTGTTATTGGAAACAATGTTTCAATTTTACATAATGTAACATTAGGTGGGACAGGAAAAGTGTGTGGTGCCAG from the Lycium ferocissimum isolate CSIRO_LF1 chromosome 11, AGI_CSIRO_Lferr_CH_V1, whole genome shotgun sequence genome contains:
- the LOC132036240 gene encoding serine acetyltransferase 1, chloroplastic, encoding MSTNFLGSQFPSIQQISCHNNKLSTFNMAACIHTSRTKTPPKNNPQIDNNVYNYVKYCRPNFPNLNSHKPIIEKNSKINGGGDDDLWLKMKDEARSDIDQEPILSNYYISSILAHESMENALANHLSMKLSNSNLPSSTLYDLFLGVLTEEKEIIKSVKADLKAVKERDPACISYVHCFLNFKGFLACQAHRIAHKLWSNGRQILALLIQNRVSEVFAVDIHPGAKIGKGILLDHATGVVVGETAVIGNNVSILHNVTLGGTGKVCGARHPKIGDGVLIGAGTCVLGNVVIEDGAKIGAGSVVLKRVPARTTAVGNPAKLLGGKENPKRLDKIPSLTMDHTYEWSDYVI